A single window of Mycolicibacterium madagascariense DNA harbors:
- a CDS encoding class I SAM-dependent methyltransferase: protein MKQKDTLPSQGVHVDPTPEPLPRRSWHPDVDEALASAEMETFRSVLVVGDQDVRTSILHELSEYHGYTPDECLKRCLHWEDWSVEEWAAADRSTPEGIQEFYQSVQSWAFDLMWYAYLQTTGDGYPASVIAARFAQAVGTGRDHLDFGSGTGTTAQLFARLGFRTTMADISEPLLTYAGWRVERHGDQAKRILLTTDELPTDAYDVITALDTLVHVTDFDATARDLRRAIRDGGYLLANFDIRKDAHGSQWHLYDDVHDVEHRLRAAGFVRTHSFAGITNCYRAVDPTRPVFKLAMAADAATLPVKRGRDRARDAVRAARAKARKAVRGN from the coding sequence GTGAAGCAGAAGGACACGCTGCCGTCGCAGGGCGTTCACGTCGATCCGACGCCGGAGCCGCTTCCCCGTCGGTCGTGGCATCCGGACGTCGACGAGGCACTCGCCAGCGCGGAGATGGAGACCTTCCGGTCGGTGCTCGTCGTGGGCGACCAGGACGTGCGCACCTCGATTCTGCACGAGCTGTCGGAGTACCACGGGTACACGCCCGATGAATGCCTGAAACGCTGTCTGCACTGGGAGGATTGGAGCGTCGAGGAGTGGGCGGCCGCCGACCGTTCGACTCCGGAGGGCATCCAGGAGTTCTACCAGTCCGTGCAGTCGTGGGCATTCGACCTCATGTGGTACGCCTACCTGCAGACCACCGGTGACGGCTATCCGGCGTCGGTGATCGCCGCGCGGTTCGCCCAGGCGGTGGGAACGGGTCGCGATCATCTGGACTTCGGCTCGGGTACCGGCACGACCGCGCAACTCTTCGCGCGCCTCGGCTTTCGCACCACGATGGCCGACATCTCCGAGCCGCTGCTGACCTACGCCGGCTGGCGCGTGGAACGCCATGGCGACCAGGCGAAGCGGATCCTGTTGACGACCGACGAGCTACCCACCGATGCCTACGACGTCATCACCGCGCTCGACACGTTGGTCCACGTCACCGATTTCGACGCGACGGCCCGCGACCTCCGTCGCGCCATCCGCGACGGCGGGTACCTCCTGGCCAACTTCGACATCCGCAAGGACGCCCACGGCTCGCAGTGGCATCTCTACGACGACGTCCACGACGTCGAACATCGGCTCCGCGCAGCCGGTTTCGTCCGCACCCACAGCTTCGCCGGTATCACCAACTGCTACCGCGCGGTCGACCCGACGCGACCGGTCTTCAAGCTGGCGATGGCGGCCGATGCCGCCACCCTGCCGGTCAAGCGTGGCAGGGACCGGGCGCGCGACGCCGTGCGCGCGGCACGCGCGAAGGCGCGAAAGGCCGTGCGCGGCAACTGA
- a CDS encoding O-antigen ligase family protein, whose amino-acid sequence MTTRFLDAPVGARPSEGYAPPGEAGSRVLAVTAFLLIGFRQTDLLPLVPLGLSPARFLLFAGAGLWVLTRLTGQRSPYRLAILGPVLTIYALSVMVAYGAQMTRPTPAPNIDPIFVVQLLLVLVVLFVFTVIHSAAGLLRVIKGLVAGACLSATLALLAIVTGSATGPVLRIPGTVDGAGIPFTVDDVFRGGMIRAQGSASHPLELACVLIVIFPLALAMTLSLRAQGKRWWPWAVASAVIVAGSAATLSRSGTVGLVVSMAVMACYWPIRRTVTIFASCAAVIGAALLLQVPFVTKYATIFSADSSVAQRAAVTSALPFDITPFGMYARATGASSSGAGVPTLDDQYLKALSETGVFGFLAYVLLIGTTVVLAFRAFRNARAGRCDRQRAQLFIGIAASISAYAVVSLFLDMAGFLQIWTLMWVLISLTAVAYRLSRTPGRDT is encoded by the coding sequence ATGACGACGCGGTTCCTCGACGCTCCCGTCGGTGCGCGGCCGTCCGAGGGATACGCCCCTCCCGGCGAGGCCGGATCGCGGGTGTTGGCCGTTACGGCGTTCCTGCTCATCGGCTTTCGTCAAACGGATCTGCTGCCCCTGGTACCGCTGGGTCTCAGCCCCGCCCGTTTCCTCCTGTTCGCGGGGGCCGGCCTGTGGGTGCTCACCCGCCTGACGGGGCAGCGGTCGCCGTACCGGCTGGCGATCCTCGGCCCGGTCCTGACCATCTACGCGCTGAGCGTGATGGTGGCCTACGGCGCGCAGATGACGCGTCCGACCCCGGCACCGAACATCGATCCGATCTTCGTCGTCCAGCTCCTGCTCGTTCTCGTGGTGTTGTTCGTGTTCACCGTGATCCACAGTGCTGCCGGGCTGCTGCGCGTCATCAAGGGACTGGTGGCGGGCGCCTGCCTGAGTGCCACGCTGGCGCTGCTGGCCATCGTCACCGGCTCGGCGACCGGTCCGGTGCTTCGCATCCCGGGAACGGTCGACGGCGCGGGCATCCCGTTCACCGTCGACGACGTGTTCCGCGGCGGGATGATCCGCGCGCAGGGAAGTGCCTCGCACCCACTGGAACTCGCATGCGTGCTCATCGTCATCTTCCCCCTGGCGCTCGCCATGACCCTGAGCTTGCGCGCCCAGGGCAAGCGGTGGTGGCCGTGGGCCGTCGCGTCGGCCGTCATCGTGGCGGGCAGCGCCGCCACGCTCTCCCGATCGGGCACGGTCGGATTGGTGGTCAGCATGGCAGTCATGGCCTGCTACTGGCCGATTCGTCGTACCGTCACCATCTTCGCGAGCTGCGCCGCGGTCATCGGCGCCGCCCTGCTGCTCCAGGTGCCCTTCGTCACCAAGTACGCCACGATCTTCAGCGCCGACAGTTCGGTCGCACAGCGGGCCGCCGTGACGAGCGCGCTGCCCTTCGACATCACGCCCTTCGGGATGTACGCCCGTGCGACCGGGGCGAGCTCGTCCGGCGCGGGCGTGCCGACCCTGGACGATCAGTACCTGAAGGCGTTGTCCGAGACCGGCGTGTTCGGCTTCCTCGCCTACGTGCTGCTGATCGGCACGACCGTCGTCCTGGCCTTCCGGGCGTTCCGCAATGCGCGCGCCGGGCGGTGCGACCGTCAGCGCGCCCAGCTGTTCATCGGGATCGCCGCGTCGATCTCGGCGTACGCGGTCGTCAGCCTGTTCCTCGACATGGCGGGATTCCTTCAGATCTGGACGCTCATGTGGGTCCTGATCTCCCTGACCGCCGTGGCGTACCGACTGTCGCGGACCCCCGGCCGCGACACCTGA
- a CDS encoding YveK family protein — translation MSLSTLWRRLVRRPIVLVIIVVFAASAGYVGFKSTNGEAQSQMSVLVVPPWYLEDQSVPNPMLNLTDRTTQLASTLVVALQSSDTAAFVEGAGATGYSVTNLRDNLRFPEPTSVIQFDVTGPNEQSAHAGAERLSVKAGQLLTSLQIDAAVGQPTNMAKLQEIVPPQDTTSGVAKAQVRAAAIFAAAALLAGLLVSWTVETLIDRRRRSRPRDVEEPRVQEDEELPERGGVQGAHALVRNGHALQQSAGWPE, via the coding sequence ATGAGTCTCAGTACGTTGTGGCGACGATTGGTGCGACGGCCGATCGTCCTGGTGATCATCGTCGTATTCGCTGCATCCGCAGGCTACGTCGGTTTCAAGAGCACGAACGGCGAGGCTCAGAGCCAGATGTCGGTCCTGGTGGTGCCGCCCTGGTACCTGGAGGACCAGTCGGTGCCGAACCCGATGCTCAACCTCACCGATCGCACGACCCAGCTGGCAAGTACCTTGGTGGTTGCGCTGCAGTCCTCCGACACCGCCGCGTTCGTCGAGGGTGCAGGGGCGACGGGCTACTCGGTGACCAACCTGCGGGACAACCTCCGGTTCCCCGAACCCACGTCGGTGATCCAGTTCGACGTCACGGGTCCCAACGAACAGAGCGCGCATGCCGGGGCCGAGCGCCTGTCCGTCAAGGCGGGCCAGCTGCTCACCTCCCTGCAGATCGACGCAGCGGTCGGCCAGCCGACGAACATGGCCAAATTGCAGGAGATCGTGCCGCCGCAGGACACCACGTCCGGCGTCGCGAAGGCGCAGGTGCGCGCGGCTGCCATCTTCGCCGCGGCGGCCCTGCTCGCCGGCCTGCTGGTGTCGTGGACCGTGGAGACCCTCATCGATCGCCGACGCCGTTCTCGCCCAAGGGATGTCGAGGAGCCCCGCGTCCAGGAGGACGAGGAGCTGCCCGAGCGCGGAGGGGTGCAGGGCGCCCACGCGCTGGTGAGGAATGGACACGCCCTGCAGCAGTCGGCTGGCTGGCCGGAGTGA